The Corylus avellana chromosome ca11, CavTom2PMs-1.0 genome contains the following window.
TCTTTCCAGTCTCTCTTAATTTATAAAACCTCAAATGATCTCTAAAATACTATGTAAAATTCATATTATAATATGACACATAAGGATACACAatctttccaaaattttaagaaaacatgTTAGATTATGTGGAGTTTGGGTAGTACCCGACTTGGTTTGACATTGGAAGCGTTACGGTTTAAATGAGATTTTATAGGATTTTGTATGAATGTACATATGTGATTAGCGGTTTAAATGAGATTTTATAGGATTTTGTACGAATGTACATATGTGATTGACGTCTCCTCTATTGTTTCTTAAGAAATAGTGAAACATCCCTGAAAATTCTATAAATGTACCTCTCGATGGTGAACCACATAAATCCGTctattttgttatttcttttgtttctatttttcaCATCTTACTGATTATGTAAAATATGATAGATTTTCTAACAAAATAGAcattagaaactaaaattcTAACACAATCCAAGTATCAAATCTTTGATTTTGTTGCAAAAGAGTATGGCAAAGATTGTTTGCTTTACCATTTTAAGGTTAGGTTAGGTTAGGAATGGTAATCATaccttttttttgggtaataatCCCGTCAAACCCAAAAAGAGATTGagtaaaaaaatagttattgaTTTGTACAAGATAATCTTTACATAATGAGAACTTTGTCATCTTCCAACAGTTAAATTTCTTTCGTGTCCTTGTTCGAATTTCTTGTACGATGAGAAGAGATCTTAAGGAAAGGacaaaactttactttaaattggttgaaaagaaagaattttctcgaacccaatttataaaattattatggTACCTTAAACATGtatgcttttttaatataacTTAAAAAGTGGAGGAAAATTTGAAGTtcattatttaagtttttttttttaaaaaaatatgtcaacATTAACTTCAAGTTAAGTTGTTAAACCTTTAAATGATTTCACATCTGGCAAATTccagaaaaatagaagaaaaagtaaaaattaaaataaaataaaataaaaacgaaagaAACGGAAAGACATGTGGGACTAGAATACGCACTCAGATCTGAGGCTGAAACCGAGCTCCTTTGTCTGCTGTGTTCGTGTCGTCAGGTGAACCGGAGGATCTTGAAGCTTAACATCGGCAACAGGGAAAAACCCGGTGCTAATTTCCAGGTATAGTCTACTTCTCCAAGTTTGAACCTTTCTGAGTCTTGTAAACTATTTCTGCTACTCCTAAAACTTGAGTTTTGAAACGTactggaagtttttttttttttttatttgggataTTTTCAAAGATCTGCTAAAAGGGTATGCGTGAATTCCTGAAATTTGTTGGCTTTCAGGGAAATATCTGTGAATCAAGTGAGAACTGAGCTTCAGAGGGAACTAATTAGTTTCTTTAATAGATAGTTTCAAAGATCTGCTAAATGGGTAGAGAGAAGTTTCTGAAATCTGCTTACTTTCAGTGTGGTGTTGTGATTTGAGAAGCTTTTAAGCTTCAGAAGTAACCGATAATTTTGTTCGACAGATGTGGGGGCAAAGATCTTCCATCTGGATATACTCGACTTTTGGGTATTTCTTTGATCTCAGTGAAGTGTTTGTGAAATTGAACATATAGATTTCTATTTTGGATGCCTTCGTGTATTTATTCAATTGGGTGCAATTGAATTCTGTAAAGTTCGTTTATTTAGTTTGAGAATTTTGGCGTTTGCGGAAGATAATTGTGGAAGGGGTAAGATGGGTGAGAAATTTTGGGTGAATGAAGATGATAGAGCCATGGTGGAGTCAGTACTGGGTACAGAAGCGTGTGAGTTCTTGATCTCATCGGCTTCTGAGAATGTGTTGTCGGATGTAGTTACCCCGCGAAGTGAATTGGGTGTGCAGCAGGGCTTGTGCCAGCTTGTTGAAGGGTCCAATTGGAATTACGCAGTTTTCTGGCGGGTTGTGAACTTGAAATCTGGTAGGTCTGCCTTGATTTGGGGTGACGGACACTGCCGAGGCCCAAAAGGCGGGGTAGCTGGAGTCATGAATAGAACTGGGGATGGCAGTTTGGAGGGAATTGAGAAGAAAGAGGAGGTGAAGAAGCAGGTGCTCCAGAAGCTTCACACGTCTTTCGGTCGGTCGGATGATGATAATTTTGCAGCAAGGCTAGATGGGGTCTTGGATGTTGAGATGTTTTACCTCACCTCAATGTACTTTTCCTTTCAGTGTGATTCATCAGGTGGCCTTGGGGAGTCATATACGTCAGGTAAATCAATTTGGGCTTCAGATATGCCTAGTTGCTTACATCATTACAAACAGAGGTCATTCCTTGCTCGGCCAGCCGGGTTCCAAACTGTGGTGTTCGTTCCTGTGAAATCTGGAGTTGTTGAGTTTGGTTCTACCAAATCAATTCCTGAAGAACAGAATATTTTGGATATGGTTAAAACTATATTTGGGGAATCGAATTCTGTACAGTCAAAGGTGTTTCCAAGGATTTTTGGACGCGAACTTAGTCTAGGCGGTACAAAATCCTGCTCAGTCAATATCAACTTTTCCCCTAAGGTGGAAGATGATTCAGCTTTTACTTCAGATTCTTTTGAAGCACAAGCAATAGGTACCAGTCATGTTTATGGAAATTCTTCTAATGGATGTCGAAGTGATGATAATGAAGCAAAACTGTTTCCGCAATTAAACCAAATCGTTGTTGGGGGTTTTAATGCACAATCTAGAGTTTCTAGTTTGGAGCTGGCTAAGGATGAATCATCACCTCAGCTTGATGAGCGGAAAccaagaaagagagggagaaagcCTGCCAATGGGAGAGAAGAGCCGCTGAATCATGTGGAAGCAGAGCGGCAGAGGCGTGAGAAGCTTAACCAGAGGTTCTATGCATTAAGAGCTGTTGTCCCCAATATATCCAAAATGGACAAGGCCTCTCTGCTTGGAGATGCCATTACCTATATCACTGATCTCCAGATGAAGATCAGGGTTTTGGAAACTGAAAAGGAGCTGGACAAAACCAATCATAAGCAGTTCTCACCACCAGAGATTGATTTTCAGGCAAGACACGAGGATTCAGTTGTGAGAATGAGCTGCCCAGTGGATGCTCACCCTGTTTCTGGAGTCATCAAAGCGTTTAGAGAACACCAAATTGTAGCTCAAGAGGCTGATGTTTCAATGGACAATGACAAAGTTATTCATACGTTTTCCATTCGAACTCAAGGCGGCGCGGCAGAGCAGTTGAAGGAGGAGCTGGAAGCTGCCCTCTCGAAGTGATCCGACTCTCAAGTCTTGAGTACAAGTTTAGGTGACCCGTGCATCTCCTTTAAGAAAAATGGAATTTGTTATTGTTCACCGACTTATGAATGTCTTCCTCTGCCATGAACTTCCACATAGTTGAATGATCTTGCTTTGTAAAATTCATGGAGACTGATTCATGATCTGATCTTTGTGCATGAAGACCATGAATCAGGTGGAATGTCTTACTCTGCCATTAACTTTGAATAGCTGAATCATCTTGTTTTGTAAAATTCATGGAGACTGATTCATGGTTTGATCTTTGTGCATGAAGACCATGAATCAGGTGGGTTGGGGATTTAGGCAACAAAGTGTACTATTAAATAGTAAATGTGAACTTTGTACGGCTCAACTAAGGATAGCAGCCATAAAAAAAATGGGCCCTAAAGCATTCTCTTGTAGCAATTTGATATTTGGccaatcatttatttttcttccccCTGCCCATTTTGTCCTGGATCGGTTTCCTACAATTGGTTGTCCGAATTACTTTTCCCTTCATGCATTTTGGGTTTATTTGGTATTTCTCAACAGTTTCAGGATATAGACACAGTAAGACCTCTCTGTTTCATGATTAACAATTGCAATAGAAATTGCATGATATCGAgtccaaaattgaaaatttcgtTTCTTATTGCTTTAAGCTTTTCAGTAATTAATCAACACTGAAAATCAACCAACTAGTACTTGCTCAGCAGTGATTTCTATCTCAATGCATATTTTGCAGGGAATATCCAACCATATTTATGGATGAGAATTGTGCACTATGAATTTCTCTGTTTCAAGTTACCCTTCCACAGTTCCATGTACATCTCCTTTTAAGGGATGATAAAACTAGATTGATCATTTTtatacacaaatttaatataaaattagtaggTTAAGATTTAGAGgtttaacccatttaaataaATGGGTTGGATTAGGGTTGCTTGATATAGTCTTATACCAATGCCTCAACATAACTCAAACTTCGACACGCAACATAAAGCCAAcaatttttaatacaatttgtgatcccaacatgaaattagtggGTTGAAATTACGGGGTGTGACTCTTTTAATTCCATAAGTCAGGTTAAGACTAATTGATAAAATCCCGTTTActtcacaaaaataaacatagcTTGATGTACAAGTCAAGAATGCTGTGATGAATGTTTGAATGGAATGCTTcatcatttaaataatattaatgttttgtgttgtgtAGCATGTTGTCAAAATCAGACACAACATTTGACCCCGTAAATTATGTTCTCATCATGGCTTTCGTTGCTATTGTTACGGGCTTGGTCATAATTTAACCAATGTACGCTTTGTATACTTTTGTTTTCGTTGACATACTTATTCTCAATGACAtaattttcaatgtttttgACTGCCCGGATCATAAACCAGATGAATGCGCGCGTAATATAACGATAgcgtttttctttaaattgggttgGTGGCTCCAACtcaatttatgaaaaatgtcATGTTTTCGGTATgagaaaaatacttttagtttttttgataTCATAAACAAAGTTAgaaatatttgtattaaaaaatcacgtgtttttcacattttaataaaaaaaaattttaattttgcctATACTATTAAAAGAATATGTATTTTTCACATATTCAAGCGATacaacatttttatatattaggtCAGAAGAAGTTTGCAAACTCTTTGTGTAATATTATAAACACATATAGCTAGTCCACGTTTATCACCACAATATATGACTGCTTGGCGTTGAAGCAACTGAATTTGATCCATTCCAGCTCGGTTCAACCTTCAAACCATGGATAAGTCAAGCTCCAAAATAATAGTAAACCCTTGTAGGCACTAGTCAAAGTTTCTACCCAGATAAAACGAGTACGCATGCCCTATATAAGCAGCTCTCCTCCACCTTTCATTAAGCCATCTCAAAAACTGATTTCCTTCCAAACTAAATTACCTCAAAACTcactgaaaaaaagaaagaaagagagaatataaacaaCATTTCCTTTCATATCTTTACAAAGATGAGTTTCTCTGATCACATGAAAAGTGTCCTCACAGTTCTGCTTATTTTTACCATTTTGTTTGCTTCTCCAAAAATTGGAGCAGCGAGGCCATTGGAAGGAGAGCAATGGTTGATCAGGAAGACTAGCCTCGAGATTATTCAGTCCCTCCAACGGGGTCCGGTCACTCCGTCCGGTGCCAATCCATGCACTTACATCTCGGGCCGGAGCACGGGCACTTGCACCTAGCTAGCCGCCCGGCCATGTAGGGCATGCACATACCTCCATTAATTTCATGACTCATCTGTTATGTGGGTGTTGCTGTGGCTTCCTTCTCAGGACAAGATCATGAAGAATATTTGATCAGGACAATGAGAGACGATTgttaatttaacttttatttctCATGGCCTTTGCTtcaatttatatatgtatatttttctttttcttgcttgGGAACAACCATATAAGTAAGTTGGTTGTCAACCTTGTAATTGATGTTaattagaaatatatattttgaaattcgTTGATTCAATTTTCTGTAAGTTGTTTCCAATATTTTGTGCTCCATTAATAAACTTGGAGGCTGTTTATTCAAAATCTCTGTGTCTCCCAAACGTTTACTTATCGAAAGAGAATAATCGATTCATTAAGttgaaaacagagaaaataatGAATGAAATGCGGCTTGTATTATCCTCTACTATTGTCAAACCTTTTAACccataatatatttttctaattagtTCATCTACTACTTTCTTTCAAAGAAAACTCATTCTTCATATTTATTTTGCAGTAACTGATCATTATTTATTGGAATAGTGATAGAACTCACATTTCTTATTATTATGATAACAAAAATTTAGGATATACTAGCATCCAacccattttcttctttctttaacGTACAAATTTTCCTTTAAGACAGGATGGAAGAATCTCAGTTATCCAAACTTTGTTCTTCTTGCAGGAAAACTGCATGCATtcattcagtttttttttttttttttttttcagcttttAAATTTTCTCAGTCAAATTTCAAGTACGTACGATCATAGTAACTGTAAAAGATAAAGACTCTCACAAGAGAATCTCCAATCTTATCTCAACAGACTCAAGATAACAAGCTGCAATTGAAACACTTTAGATTAAGctaattacatatttgaaattatatagatagattacattatctcaaaagaatttgtatatttgaatttgaattgtaactcttcatattatatatatcatcagcCTATACTAGATTATAGCAAgatggaaaatattaaattctctgagtttacatggtatcagagctaccaAAAGACTAACGTCAAAATCTCCttccacataattttttttcttacatttatttattttcttctttctttccctcaCGTCATTCACCTGCTGCTCATCAATGGCAGCCGAACCCACTCCTCCTCAACTTGTTACCTTCTCCAACTTCAACCTCAACAAACTCACTCAAGACAATTACCCTACATGGTTGCCCCAAGTCATTCCACATCTCAAAGGAGGTAATCTTTTTAGGTATGTTGATAGATCTATTCCATGCCCACCGCCCTCTATCACCACCGTGAAGGAGCACATCTCCTCCACTACGAAGAATCCAGCCTGTCTCCACTGGGAGATGCAAGATCAAATCATCATTGGCTTCCTCACCTCCGCCATATCAGAAAGGATGATATCTCATGTTGCAAACTGCAAAACGTCCCACCAAGCTTGGACTAAATTAGAGACCCTCTTTGCGTCTCAATCAAAAGCACGTATTTTAAACGTGCATTTTCAGTTGGCCACTTTGAAGAAAGCCAACCTATCCATTGTTGATTATTTCCACAAGTTTCAGACTCTCATCGATACCCTTGCAGCCGTCAATAAACCTCTTAGTGACCTTGAGAAACAATCGTTTCTCCTTGCGGGACTTGGTTCAGAATACACCCCTTTTGTCACCTCTCTTACAATAAGAGTTGACACCCTCTCCATTGAAGAAATTTATGGCCACCTATTGGCCCATGAGCTGTGTCTTGAACAAACTCAACCAGCCATGGACGTCTCAGATATAGCCGTGCATCTTGCCTCCCGAAATACACCTCATCGTGGTGGTCGTAGCAATCGTGGGGGCTACTACAACAACTCCGGCCGTGGCTCCTCCTTCAACCGTGGAGGCTACCGTAGTCGTGGCCGTGACTCCTTCCCAACTGAAACACAAGATGTACCCTTATACTCAAACACACCCACGTCACCCATTACTTTATCTCCTACCCATCAATCCTCATCTCTCACGCCACACTCTCACATGCTGCGACCTACACAAGCCAACAATCAAGCCTCCTCTAGTCATATTGTCCAGACCGTCAGAAATCCCACGCCCGAAGTACCCGTGCCCACACACATCTCCATTGTCTTCTCCAATAGCCGAAGCTCACCCACAACCTCAATCTGAAAATTTCCAGATTTCTTCTCCTTCATCTGAATCACTCATACCCATCAATACTCACCCCATG
Protein-coding sequences here:
- the LOC132166088 gene encoding transcription factor bHLH3 → MGEKFWVNEDDRAMVESVLGTEACEFLISSASENVLSDVVTPRSELGVQQGLCQLVEGSNWNYAVFWRVVNLKSGRSALIWGDGHCRGPKGGVAGVMNRTGDGSLEGIEKKEEVKKQVLQKLHTSFGRSDDDNFAARLDGVLDVEMFYLTSMYFSFQCDSSGGLGESYTSGKSIWASDMPSCLHHYKQRSFLARPAGFQTVVFVPVKSGVVEFGSTKSIPEEQNILDMVKTIFGESNSVQSKVFPRIFGRELSLGGTKSCSVNINFSPKVEDDSAFTSDSFEAQAIGTSHVYGNSSNGCRSDDNEAKLFPQLNQIVVGGFNAQSRVSSLELAKDESSPQLDERKPRKRGRKPANGREEPLNHVEAERQRREKLNQRFYALRAVVPNISKMDKASLLGDAITYITDLQMKIRVLETEKELDKTNHKQFSPPEIDFQARHEDSVVRMSCPVDAHPVSGVIKAFREHQIVAQEADVSMDNDKVIHTFSIRTQGGAAEQLKEELEAALSK